One genomic segment of Ricinus communis isolate WT05 ecotype wild-type chromosome 3, ASM1957865v1, whole genome shotgun sequence includes these proteins:
- the LOC8284840 gene encoding pleiotropic drug resistance protein 1 isoform X3 encodes MSREILAELSRREKVANIKPDPDIDIFMKAAALEGQEANLMTDYILKILGLEVCADTMVGDEMIRGISGGQKKRVTTGEMLVGPARALFMDEISTGLDSSTTSQIVNSLKQSIHILNGTAIISLLQPAPETYDLFDDIILLSDGQIVYQGPRENVLEFFEHMGFRCPERKGVADFLQEVTSRKDQEQYWTRKEEPYSFISVKEFAEAFQSFHIGRKLGDELAAPFDKSKAHPAALTTKRYGVSKKELLKACVSREFLLMKRNSFAYIFKMIQLIIMAFITMTIFLRTEMHRNTVEDAGVYFGALFFAVMTIMFNGLSELAMTVIKLPVFYKQRDLLFYPSWVYALPTWILKIPITFVEVAIWVILTYYVMGFDPNIERFFKQYLILLMTNQMASSLFRLIAALGRNLIVANTIAIFSLLTTLVLSGFVLSRDDVKKWWIWGYWLSPMMYVQNGICVNEFLGNSWNHLPPNSTEALGVNFLKYRRIFPDAYWYWIAVGALTGYIILFNLLFTLALKYLNPFEKPQAILSEEAFADKNVNGTGEFIGLSRSRKSSLERGNVSQRNVSSRTPTARVSNFSNANQERKRGMVLPFQPLSITFDEIKYAVDMPQEMKSQGITEDRLQLLKGVSGAFRPGVLTALMGASGAGKTTLMDVLAGRKTGGYIEGNITISGYPKKQETFARISGYCEQTDIHSPHVTIYESLLYSAWLRLPTEVNSDTRKMFIEEVMELVELNSLREALVGLPGVNGLSIEQRKRLTIAVELVANPSIIFMDEPTSGLDARAAAIVMRTVRNTVDTGRTVVCTIHQPSIDIFDAFDELFLLKRGGQEIYVGPVGRHAYHLIRYFEEIEGVPKIKDGYNPATWMLEVTTAAQEAALGIDFNDIYKNSELHRRNKALIKELSRSPPGSKDLYFPTQYSQPFLTQCMTCLWKQHLSYWRNPTYSAVRLLFTTFIALMMGTIFWNLGPKRSRQQDIYNAMGSMYAAVLFLGFLNASSVQPVVAIERTVFYRERAAGMYSALPYAFGQVVIELPYILVQTIIYGVIVYAMIGFEWTSSKFFWYLFFMYFTFLYFTFYGMMTVAVTPNHNIAAIVATAFYAIWNLFSGFVVPRTRIPVWWRWNYWACPVAWTLYGLVASQYGDVNEQLDSGETVENFVRNYFGFQHAYVGIVAVVLVGICVLFGFIFAFSIKAFNFQKR; translated from the exons ATGTCAAGGG AGATATTGGCAGAATTATCAAGAAGGGAGAAAGTAGCCAACATAAAACCGGATCCTGATATCGATATTTTCATGAAG GCGGCTGCACTAGAAGGGCAAGAGGCCAATTTAATGACAGATTATATACTAAAG ATTCTAGGACTGGAAGTTTGTGCTGATACCATGGTGGGAGATGAAATGATACGAGGCATATCTGGCGGACAGAAGAAGCGTGTCACAACAG GGGAGATGCTGGTTGGACCTGCAAGAGCACTTTTCATGGATGAGATATCAACCGGATTGGACAGTTCAACAACTTCTCAAATTGTTAATTCACTCAAACAATCAATACATATTCTCAATGGAACAGCCATTATCTCTCTTCTCCAACCAGCACCAGAAACATATGATCTTTTTGATGACATAATTCTTCTCTCGGATGGACAAATTGTGTATCAAGGTCCACGAGAAAATGTGCTCGAGTTCTTCGAACACATGGGCTTCCGATGTCCTGAGAGGAAAGGAGTTGCTGACTTCTTACAAGAA GTAACATCAAGAAAAGATCAGGAGCAGTACTGGACCCGTAAAGAGGAGCCTTATAGCTTTATTTCTGTGAAGGAATTTGCTGAAGCATTTCAGTCATTTCATATTGGGCGGAAACTGGGTGATGAACTTGCTGCACCATTTGACAAGTCCAAGGCACACCCTGCTGCTCTAACAACTAAAAGATATGGTGTCAGCAAGAAGGAACTCTTGAAAGCTTGCGTTTCTAGAGAATTTCTTCTCATGAAGAGGAACTCATTTGCCTACATTTTCAAAATGATTCAA cTTATTATTATGGCTTTCATAACGATGACGATATTTCTGAGGACCGAGATGCATCGAAACACAGTAGAAGATGCTGGCGTTTACTTTGGCGCCCTCTTCTTTGCGGTCATGACAATCATGTTCAATGGATTATCAGAGCTTGCAATGACTGTCATTAAACTTCCCGTTTTCTACAAGCAAAGAGACCTTCTCTTTTATCCTTCGTGGGTATATGCTTTGCCCACATGGATTCTCAAGATCCCAATCACGTTTGTAGAAGTTGCCATATGGGTGATCCTAACATATTACGTTATGGGATTTGATCCAAACATTGAAAG GTTTTTCAAGCAATACCTGATACTCCTAATGACGAACCAGATGGCTTCTTCACTGTTTCGACTGATAGCAGCATTAGGAAGAAATttgattgtagctaacaccaTTGCCATATTTTCTTTACTTACCACCCTCGTACTGAGCGGATTCGTCCTATCACGAG ATGATGTGAAGAAATGGTGGATATGGGGTTACTGGTTGTCCCCAATGATGTATGTACAGAATGGTATTTGTGTGAATGAATTTCTTGGGAACAGTTGGAATCAT CTTCCTCCTAATTCAACAGAGGCATTGGGAGTTAATTTTTTGAAGTATCGGAGGATTTTCCCCGACGCATATTGGTATTGGATTGCAGTTGGAGCTTTGACAGGATATATCATTCTGTTTAATTTGCTTTTCACTTTGGCCCTGAAATACTTAAATC CATTTGAGAAGCCTCAGGCTATACTTTCGGAAGAGGCCTTTGCTGATAAAAATGTTAACGGAACTGGAGAATTTATCGGACTCTCGAGGAGCAGGAAGAGCTCTTTGG AAAGAGGGAATGTTAGCCAAAGAAATGTATCATCCAGGACTCCTACTGCGAGAGTGAGCAACTTCAGTAATGCCAACCAAGAGAGGAAGCGGGGTATGGTTCTCCCATTTCAACCCCTTTCCATCACTTTCGATGAGATCAAATATGCTGTAGACATGCCGCAG GAAATGAAATCTCAAGGTATAACTGAGGATCGCCTACAGCTTTTGAAGGGTGTTAGTGGTGCTTTCAGGCCTGGTGTCCTAACAGCTCTAATGGGTGCTAGTGGTGCTGGCAAGACCACCCTGATGGATGTCCTGGCAGGAAGAAAAACCGGCGGTTACATTGAGGGAAACATCACGATATCTGGATACCCAAAGAAGCAAGAAACTTTCGCTCGTATTTCTGGATACTGTGAGCAAACTGACATACACTCCCCACATGTTACAATCTATGAATCACTGCTATATTCTGCATGGCTTCGGCTTCCTACTGAGGTTAATTCTGATACAAGAAAG ATGTTCATCGAGGAAGTTATGGAGCTTGTCGAGCTGAACTCTTTAAGAGAAGCACTTGTGGGATTGCCTGGTGTAAATGGTCTTTCAATTGAGCAGCGTAAGAGGCTGACAATCGCAGTTGAGCTTGTTGCTAACCCTTCTATAATTTTCATGGATGAGCCAACCTCTGGTCTTGATGCTAGAGCAGCAGCCATAGTTATGAGAACAGTGAGAAATACTGTGGACACTGGACGAACTGTGGTGTGCACAATACACCAACCAAGCATTGACATTTTTGATGCTTTTGACGAG TTATTTCTGCTAAAAAGAGGAGGCCAAGAAATTTATGTGGGGCCAGTTGGCCGCCATGCCTACCATCTAATCAGATATTTTGAG GAGATTGAGGGAGTTCCTAAGATAAAGGATGGTTATAACCCTGCAACTTGGATGTTGGAAGTTACTACAGCAGCACAAGAAGCAGCACTTGGGATTGATTTCAATGATATATACAAAAACTCAGAACTACATAG GAGAAACAAAGCATTGATCAAGGAACTAAGCAGATCTCCACCAGGTTCAAAAGACCTGTACTTCCCAACTCAATATTCTCAGCCCTTCTTAACCCAATGTATGACTTGCCTATGGAAGCAGCATTTGTCATATTGGCGAAACCCAACATACTCCGCAGTGAGACTTTTATTCACAACATTCATAGCTTTAATGATGGGAACAATTTTCTGGAATTTGGGCCCTAAAAG aagTAGGCAACAAGATATTTATAATGCAATGGGTTCCATGTATGCTGCCGTGCTATTCTTAGGATTTCTGAATGCTTCATCGGTTCAGCCGGTTGTGGCCATTGAACGAACAGTATTTTATAGAGAAAGAGCAGCTGGAATGTATTCAGCGTTGCCATATGCCTTTGGACAA GTTGTGATTGAACTTCCATACATTTTAGTTCAGACTATAATATATGGAGTTATAGTATATGCAATGATAGGGTTTGAATGGACGTCAAGCAAGTTCTTCTGGTATCTTTTCTTCATGTACTTCACCTTCTTATACTTCACTTTCTATGGGATGATGACTGTTGCCGTCACGCCCAACCATAACATTGCTGCTATAGTTGCGACTGCCTTCTATGCAATATGGAACCTTTTCTCAGGATTTGTTGTTCCTCGAACG AGGATTCCTGTATGGTGGAGATGGAACTACTGGGCTTGCCCAGTTGCCTGGACATTGTATGGATTGGTTGCTTCACAGTATGGAGACGTAAATGAACAATTGGACAGTGGTGAAACTGTGGAAAATTTCGTCAGGAATTATTTCGGGTTTCAACATGCATACGTTGGAATTGTTGCAGTTGTTCTTGTTGGCATCTGTGTGCTCTTCGGATTCATCTTTGCCTTCTCTATCAAAGCATTTAACTTCCAGAAAAGATAA